Proteins from a single region of Lysinibacillus sp. JNUCC-52:
- the eutC gene encoding ethanolamine ammonia-lyase subunit EutC: protein MNEQLVSMITKLVMEKMNNDSSNDSSEQQATPTVEQKEPLIKFNEPAANRFEEQSNPMTTSDQPLIKLYQQASSTQKSHSATIVEHSSTGEPTKAFQFEEENQSESVQAAKKHTPARIGVGRAGTRPKTKTWLKFRLDHAAAVDAVYGEVTEGLLQKLNIFQVTTRVTDKEEYITRPDLGRRLSDESKALIQSSCKARPTVQIIISNGLSASAIEENVQDVYLALQQSLSNLNIEIGTTFYIDKGRVALMDEIGELLQAEVIVYLIGERPGLVSAESMSAYLCYQPRIGTVEADRMVISNIHKGGIPPLEAGAYLGTVVQKILQYKASGVNLVAKES from the coding sequence TTGAATGAGCAGCTAGTATCCATGATTACAAAGCTTGTTATGGAGAAAATGAATAATGATTCATCAAACGATTCATCTGAACAACAAGCGACGCCTACGGTAGAACAAAAAGAACCACTTATTAAGTTTAATGAACCAGCTGCTAATCGTTTTGAAGAACAATCGAATCCAATGACAACATCGGATCAACCGTTGATTAAGCTTTATCAACAAGCATCCTCTACACAAAAGTCGCACAGTGCAACGATTGTAGAGCATTCTTCAACAGGGGAACCTACTAAAGCATTTCAATTTGAAGAGGAAAATCAATCGGAAAGTGTACAAGCGGCAAAAAAACATACACCTGCCAGAATTGGTGTAGGTAGAGCGGGAACAAGACCAAAAACAAAAACTTGGTTAAAGTTCCGCCTTGATCATGCAGCAGCAGTTGATGCCGTATATGGTGAAGTGACAGAAGGGCTATTACAAAAATTGAATATCTTTCAAGTTACAACACGAGTAACGGATAAAGAAGAATATATTACGCGACCAGATTTAGGTCGTCGCTTATCGGATGAATCGAAAGCACTTATTCAATCATCTTGCAAAGCACGTCCAACAGTACAGATCATTATTTCTAACGGCTTAAGTGCAAGTGCGATAGAAGAAAATGTGCAAGATGTTTATTTAGCATTACAGCAAAGTCTTAGCAATTTAAATATTGAAATAGGCACCACTTTTTATATTGATAAAGGGCGTGTTGCCCTCATGGATGAAATTGGCGAACTATTGCAGGCAGAGGTCATTGTTTACCTTATTGGGGAACGCCCTGGCCTTGTATCAGCAGAGTCGATGAGTGCGTATTTATGTTATCAGCCGAGAATAGGTACGGTAGAAGCGGATCGAATGGTTATTTCAAACATTCATAAAGGTGGTATTCCGCCTCTTGAGGCAGGTGCCTATTTAGGTACAGTCGTTCAAAAAATATTGCAATACAAGGCAAGCGGCGTAAATCTTGTCGCTAAAGAAAGTTAG
- the eutL gene encoding ethanolamine utilization microcompartment protein EutL codes for MNPQKIMAEILAMQMIPRVNRELAAQLELKPNQHSIGLVTLTIDDVGYVALDEATKKAAVDVVYAKSFYAGAAHASGPLSGEMIGIIAGSSPDEIRSGLDAIEQKIQFDTYFEAINGNDSHALFAHTVASCGTYLAELADVKIGTALAYLIAPPLEAVVGLDAALKAADVELKLFFGPPSETNFGGGIVSGSQSSCQAAADAFREAIENVARNPVI; via the coding sequence ATGAATCCTCAAAAAATTATGGCTGAAATTTTAGCAATGCAAATGATTCCTAGAGTGAATCGTGAATTAGCAGCACAGCTTGAGTTAAAGCCAAATCAACATAGCATTGGGCTTGTCACACTAACAATCGATGATGTCGGTTATGTAGCATTAGACGAGGCGACGAAAAAAGCTGCTGTGGATGTCGTTTATGCAAAAAGTTTCTATGCAGGAGCAGCACATGCCTCAGGTCCCTTATCAGGTGAAATGATTGGCATTATCGCGGGCAGCTCACCAGACGAAATACGCAGTGGGCTAGATGCAATTGAACAAAAAATTCAATTCGATACGTATTTTGAAGCAATTAATGGCAATGACAGCCATGCTCTTTTTGCGCATACTGTTGCAAGCTGTGGCACCTATTTGGCCGAGCTAGCAGATGTGAAGATTGGCACGGCGCTCGCCTACTTAATCGCCCCACCACTTGAGGCGGTCGTTGGTTTAGATGCCGCATTAAAGGCAGCGGATGTAGAGCTAAAACTATTTTTTGGTCCACCTTCAGAAACGAACTTTGGTGGTGGCATAGTGAGTGGCAGTCAGTCTTCATGTCAAGCTGCGGCAGATGCTTTTAGAGAAGCAATCGAAAATGTTGCGAGAAATCCAGTTATTTAG
- a CDS encoding ethanolamine ammonia-lyase subunit EutB, which translates to MNVNLSVIFGGEKYNFHSLKDVMAKANEEKSGDRLAGIAAESVQQRIAAKAVLSELLVKDIRENPLVPPENDEVTRIIEGDINEQIYGEIKNWSIEQLREYILSNNTGDRELKRLSKGMNSEIIAAVTKLMSNLDLVHAANKVEILSTCNITIGQKGTLSSRLQPNHPTDNIDGIIASLKEGLSYGIGDAVIGINPVDDSVESVKKVLHATKEFINEWSIPTQNCVLAHITTQMKAIKQGAPADMIFQSIAGTEIANRSFGISADLIQEAEELVKKQGTGTGPNLFYFETGQGSELSAEAHMGIDQVTLESRNYGFARHFNPYIVNTVVGFIGPEYLYNNKQVIRAGLEDHFMGKMHGIPMGVDICYTNHIKADQNDVEDLSVLLTAAGVNFIIAAPMGDDIMLNYQSMSFHDVATLLQTFGKKPAPEYLVWLEKMGIYEDGRLSARAGDLSIFER; encoded by the coding sequence ATGAATGTGAATCTATCGGTGATATTTGGTGGAGAAAAATATAATTTTCATTCATTAAAAGACGTAATGGCCAAGGCCAATGAAGAAAAATCAGGAGATCGGCTAGCGGGTATAGCTGCCGAATCAGTACAACAACGCATTGCAGCAAAAGCTGTGCTTAGCGAATTACTCGTGAAGGATATACGAGAGAATCCTTTAGTTCCTCCAGAAAATGATGAGGTCACACGCATTATTGAAGGGGATATCAATGAGCAAATTTACGGAGAAATAAAAAATTGGAGCATTGAGCAGCTTAGAGAATACATTTTATCAAATAATACAGGCGATCGAGAGTTAAAGCGCTTAAGTAAAGGCATGAATTCAGAAATTATTGCAGCTGTCACGAAGCTCATGTCTAACTTGGATTTAGTTCATGCGGCTAATAAAGTAGAAATCCTTTCAACGTGCAATATTACGATTGGGCAAAAGGGGACGCTTTCCTCAAGGCTACAGCCCAACCATCCAACAGATAATATTGACGGCATTATTGCCTCTTTAAAAGAGGGATTGTCCTATGGAATCGGCGATGCCGTTATTGGTATTAACCCTGTAGACGATTCGGTCGAGAGTGTTAAAAAAGTTTTACATGCTACAAAAGAATTTATCAATGAGTGGTCGATCCCTACACAGAACTGTGTATTGGCACATATTACAACTCAAATGAAGGCCATCAAGCAAGGGGCCCCGGCAGATATGATTTTCCAAAGTATTGCTGGTACTGAAATTGCCAACCGCTCGTTTGGTATTTCTGCAGACTTAATTCAAGAAGCAGAGGAGCTTGTGAAAAAACAAGGAACGGGAACGGGACCGAATTTATTTTACTTTGAAACAGGGCAAGGCTCGGAGCTTTCGGCCGAAGCACATATGGGCATTGACCAAGTAACACTGGAATCACGCAATTATGGATTTGCTAGACATTTTAATCCGTATATTGTCAACACCGTTGTTGGTTTTATCGGCCCAGAGTATTTATATAACAATAAACAAGTTATTCGGGCAGGGCTCGAAGATCACTTTATGGGTAAAATGCACGGCATTCCAATGGGTGTTGATATTTGTTACACAAATCATATAAAGGCAGACCAAAATGATGTGGAAGATTTAAGCGTGTTACTAACCGCAGCAGGTGTGAACTTTATTATTGCAGCGCCGATGGGAGACGATATTATGCTGAACTACCAGTCAATGAGTTTCCATGATGTTGCAACATTGCTTCAAACATTTGGTAAAAAACCAGCGCCTGAGTATTTAGTTTGGTTAGAAAAAATGGGCATTTACGAAGATGGACGACTTTCAGCTAGAGCTGGCGATTTATCGATATTTGAAAGGTAG